DNA sequence from the Polyodon spathula isolate WHYD16114869_AA chromosome 19, ASM1765450v1, whole genome shotgun sequence genome:
cggggcggtggagccgcggtgcagtgctgtgttgagacggggcggtggagccgcggtgcagtgctgtgttgagacggggcggtggagccgcggtgcagtgctgtgttgagacgggacggtggagccgcggtgcagtgctgtgttgagacggggcggtggagccgcggtgcagtgctgtgttgagacgggacggtggagccgcggtgcagtgctgtgttgagacggggcggtggagccgcggtgcagtgctgtgttgagacggggcggtggagccgcggtgcagtgctgtgttgagacggggcggtggagccgcggtgcagtgctgtgttgagacggggcggtggagccgcggtgcagtgctgtgttgagacggggcggtggagccgcggtgcagtgctgtgttgagacggggcggtggagccgcggtgcagtgctgtgttgagacggggcggtggagccgcggtgcagtgctgtgttgagacggggcggtggagccgcggtgcagtgctgtgttgagacggggcggtggagccgcggtgcagtgctgtgttgagacggggcggtggagccgcggtgcagtgctgtgttgagacggggcggtggagccgcggtgcagtgctgtgttgagacggggcggtggagccgcggtgcagtgctgtgttgagacggggcggtggagccgcggtgcagtgctgtgttgagacggggcggtggagccgcggtgcagtgctgtgttgagacggggcggtggagccgcggtgcagtgctgtgttgagacggggcggtggagccgcggtgcagtgctgttttgagacggggcggtggagccgcggtgcagtgctgtgttgagacggggcggtggagccgcggtgcaggcgcggtgcagtgctgtgttgagacggggcggtggagccgcggtgcagtgctgtgttgagacggggcggtggagccgcggtgcagtgctgtgttgagacggggcggtggagccgcggtgcagtgctgtgttgagacggggcggtggagccgcggtgcagtgctgtgttgagacggggcggtggagccgcggtgcagtgctgtgttgagacggggcggtggagccgcggtgcagtgctggttgagacggggcggtggagccgcggtgcagtgctgtgttgagacggggcggtggagccgcggtgcagtgctgtgttgagacggggcggtggagccgcggtgcagtgctgtgttgagacggggcggtggaggcgcggtgcagtgctgtgttgagacggggcggtggagccgcggtgcagtgctgtgttgagacggggcggtggagccgcggtgcagtgctgtgttgagacggggcggtggagccgcggtgcagtgctgtgttgagacggggcggtggagccgcggtgcagtgctgtgttgagacgggacggtggagccgcggtgcagtgctgtgttgagacggggcggtggagccgcggtgagtgctgtgttgagacgggcggtggagccgcggtgcagtgctgtgttgagacggggcggtggagccgcggtgcagtgctgtgttgagacgggacggtggagccgcggtgcagtgctgtgttgagacggggcggtggagccgcggtgcagtgctgtgttgagacggggcggtggagccgcggtgcagtgctgtgttgagacggggcggtggagccgcggtgcagtgctgtgttgagacgggatggtggagccgcggtgcagtgctgtaTTGAGACGGGATGGTGGAGGCCTCCAGCAGCTCCTGCTTGGAGTGCAGGTTGAGTCATACGAGCGTGATTCAAATCTTGGCTGAGGACCCACACAGAGCTCTGCATTGGTCATTGAGCTTTTGCAGGGATAGGAAGGAGAGCCAGCTCGGGGTAGCTGACCTCATCACTCTTCTGGTCAATCATTTCAAATGGGCTAAAATACTTCCAGGATTGTACTGTGTGAAGGGAAGCCACTGTAACTGTGTATTGTCCACGAAAGAACTGCACGTTCATGTACATTTACATGTGCTCTTAATATATCGGTATGTGTATATGATGTGTGTGTTAGGCATGACAGTGTTTggattaataaagaaaatattttcccCAAGTGCCTTTTAATGTGATGAAGTGGTTTCAGTGGGCGTGCAGTTTATAGGCAGGGAAGTACTGTAATACAAGAAAGACTTTCGAATCTGAACTGTTACTGGAGGGCTTCTGTATGAGTCCGTCTTTCAAACTTTAAATCATCACAACACAGAATTGAACGATTAACAAGTCAAAAACtttgctttcacacacacactgttgtaaAAATCTACATTAAACCAGCATGTTTATCTTTATATGCCAGCTACTGAAACACAGACACGTGTGCAGATAGACACAACATCTGagatgtgtgtttctttctgcaAAGTCAACAATCGCTTCACAAGCTGGAAACATTGTtatgaaagtgctttaaaaaaaaacctttggaaaTTGATGGGAGCACACCATTATTGGTGGTGACATGCGGAGTAACGGTCAGACAATCTTACACGTTGGCCATTCCCCAATCTACCGTATAATTTAGATTATGATTATAATGCCCGATAAAGAACACAGATACTGAAAGCAGAGATCTATTCTAAGACCGATGATTTAAAACCTGTATGTCGATTGCAACCACTCCCCCCCGGCCCTGTTTTTTTGAAAGTCCAGTTTCCCTTTTCAGCGACAGAATGAGGAAGTAAAGTCTCAGGCAAGCGTTCCGGGTTCAGGGATTCATCAGATATTCGTGTAAATCTGTCCGCTTTTGCAATGAGTCGCATTTATCACAACACGGCGTTGCAGAATAAACCTGTACACAACGAGACAGTGAGTGCAGTGTGGCAGCCGGCTGTGTATCAAAGGTAGCGTacacattcatcatcatcataacaataataataacaacaacaacaataataataacaacaacaatactactattaataataacaatactactattaataataacaataataataacaatactacgactacgactactaataataagtattattattagtagtcgtagtagtagggctattagtagtagtattatgcACACCCAAACGGAACCGCAACATCGGGTCACCATTCTCAGTCAACATGCGTTTTTGAGAACTCGACATCTTAACGTgagtctgtctttcttttttgtattattgatttaCGGAAAAAACTTCTCACTAGAACAAATAATACTGTAACACACCACTAATATAGTtagtaatttaaattaattttactaaataataataatgcataagtTATTTGGTGTTATTATTAGCTTTTGGGGAAGTCCTTAATTAAGGTGACCCTATGTCTCCGTGTTCAGAGGGACTGTTCAGGCGTTTCACGTCGCaacgcaatgcattctggtaagcgtagtcctgcttctgttaaaagaatggtacctgagattggtcaaacgtaccagaatgcactgggttgtgagttgaaaagcctgaactgtccctcTGAACACAGAGCTATATGGGCAACTTATCATTAATTGACCAGTAATTGACAttccttaaaaaaacagaattgttctGATTAGATTGTGTGAGTGGACCTAATTGCATCTGACTTGATCCTTGCCTTACCTAGCTCTAGAGCTTGTGTGGCATTCCACAAAATGAGAGCATTTGACAGGTTCAGTGTGTTTGTatcagtatttgtatttatatctGTGTTTgtatcagtattttttttgtttgtttttaagcggCACAGGAGtgattttggaaggtgagctgaTTGATGTGTCGCGTCACGTGATCACTGATGTCAACACTCACAAGGTATTGGAAGGATGGCAGTGCTTCTCAGTAACTGAGAGCCAAGGACAGTGCACACTGTAGTACtcctttactgtactgtattacaaaagcACAACGGTCAGTTGTATTAAATAGGAATGTAAGAGTTTAATCACTCCCTACCCCCTGTGAGCTGCACTAATTTATCTGTTGTCCTTCATTCCCGCGAGGTAGGATCGCTATTATGTTCTGTACATCAAACCCAGCCGAGTGCACCGGAGAAAGTTTGACGCAAAAGGAAATGAAATTGAGCCGAACTTCAGCGAGACGAGGAAGGTCAACACAGGCTATCTCATGTCATCCTTCAGTAAGTTTAACTGGGTGCTTGTTTCTGCAGACTCTCTGTTTTAACTGGGTGCTTGTTTCTCCAGACTCTCTGTTTTAACTGGGTGCTTGTTTCTTCAGACTCTCTGTTTTAACTGGGTGCTTGTTTCTCCAGACTCTCTGTTTTAACTGGGTGCTTGTTTCTCCAGACTCTCTATTTTAACTGGGTGCTTGTTTCTCCAGACTCTCTATTTTAACTGGGTGCTTGTTTCTCCAGACTCTCTGTTTTAACTGGGTGCTTGTTTCTCCAGACTCTCTGTTTTAACTGGGTGCTTGTTTCTCCAGACTCTCTGTTTTAACTGGGTGCTTGTTTCTCCAGACTCTCTGTTTTAACTGGGTGCTTTTTTCTGCAGACTTTCTATTTTAACTGGGTGCTTGTTTCTCCAGACTCTCTATTTTAACTGGGTGCTTGTTTCTCCAGGCTCTCTGTTTTAACTGGGTGCTTGTTTCTCCAGACTCTCTGTTTTAACTGGGTGCTTTTTTCTGCAGACTTTCTATTTTAACTGGGTGCTTGTTTCTGCAGACTCTCTATTTTAACTGGGTGCTTGTTTCTCCAGACTCTCTATTTTAACTGGGTGCTTGTTTCTCCAGGCTCTCTGTTTTAACTGGGTGCTTGTTTCTCCAGACTCTCTGTTTTAACTGGGTGTTTGTTTCTCCAGACTCTCTGTTTTAACTGGGTGCTTGTTTCTGCAGACTCTCTATTTTAACTGggtgcttgtttttgtttcaggatATTGTGTGTTTCTCCCACGTTAGAGGCACACTAACCCAGAGCACTGCTTTGTGGTGCATGCAGCTATAGGTACAGACACAAGGGTCTCCGTTTTCTTCAATAGGGACCCAAAAAGAGACAGTCGAGCCCCTGACAGAACCTTGGGGACAttgctgttttatattgttttacggCTCTCTTGTGTTCTACACACCAAGCCTCAGCAATCGACCTCTGTGGTAGATGAGTAGAACACTACCAGATTGTGTGCTCACTGTTTAGCTGCGTTGTGCCTTTCCAATGCAGCGGTGGAGGCTAAAGGAGAGACAGACCGGCTGTCTGTGGAGGAGCTGAGGGCCACAGTGAGCAAAGCGGAGCTGGAGAAGGTGACTGCGAAGCACTCTCCCAGCCAGACAGCAGCGTTCTGGATCCAGGAGGGGGAAATGCACAAGACTGAGTTAGAGGTGGGCCAGCAACTCCGGCTGAAAACTAAAGGAGACGGTCCCTTCGTATGTAAGTGCAGATTACCGGCAGTTTCAGCTgcattaaatccattttgttctGTGTTAGCGACTGGCTTATCACAGcagcgtgtgtctgtgtctgcatCAGTTTCTTTAGCCAGGCTGGACGGGGGCTCCGTGACGAAGTGCAACTTTGCTGGGGATGAAAAGGCAGGGGCCTCCTGGACCGACAAGATCATGGTCAACAAGCCAGAGAGCAGAGCTGCAGCTAAACCAGCTACGCAGGGAGACGCAGCCGAGGAGGATGAGTGGGTAAGGAGAGGCAGAGAGCAGAGCTGCAGCTAAACCAGCTGTGCAGGGAGACGCAGCCGAGGAGGATGAGTGGGTAAGGAGAGGCAGAGAGCAGAGCTGCAGCTAAACCAGCTGCGCAGGGAGATGCTGCCGAGGAGGATGAGTGG
Encoded proteins:
- the LOC121294729 gene encoding arpin-like isoform X3, whose product is MSRIYHNTALQNKPVHNETVSAVWQPAVYQSGTGVILEGELIDVSRHVITDVNTHKDRYYVLYIKPSRVHRRKFDAKGNEIEPNFSETRKVNTGYLMSSFTVEAKGETDRLSVEELRATVSKAELEKVTAKHSPSQTAAFWIQEGEMHKTELEVGQQLRLKTKGDGPFVFSLARLDGGSVTKCNFAGDEKAGASWTDKIMVNKPESRAAAKPATQGDAAEEDEWPEDMQQQIIRETFHLVSKRDDNICNFLEGGSLIGGSDYKLIYRHYATLYFVFCVDSCESELGILDLIQVFVETLDKCFENVCELDLIFHVDKVHYILQQVVMGGMVLETNMNEIVAQVENQNRLEKSEGGLSAAPARAVSAVKNMNLPEIPRNINIGDINIKVPNLSPFV